From Aegilops tauschii subsp. strangulata cultivar AL8/78 chromosome 5, Aet v6.0, whole genome shotgun sequence:
TCTCTAATTCCAACGAAACAAACACCCTGTTAGGGTACGAAAACCATCCCTTAAAACTATGGATGGATTAGTAGAGAAAATAGGAGCATCACCGGTTCCCGAGCACCTGCAAAATGCTCACTGGAACCAAAGGACAACGTAAGGACAACGGGGTAACAAATAAAATGGTTCCAGCACTAACAGTCATGCAATTAGCCTGTTCATTTTCCCTCTAACATGCCCAACGGGCAAACCCATCAGTGCCTGAGTTTAGGttaacaataacaacaacaacaacaacaacaacaacaacaacaacaacatagGGTATGCCCATAACTGGACGCAACAATGCATCTTCTACCGGACCAAAACCAAAAGGTTCAACCTAGAATTCCCAAAGTGACTTCCTTCAACAACTACAAACAAACGCCTCCCACGACACTGTCAACACCTGTGACCGATCGTCCCAACTGTTCAACCGAAACTAAAAAAGCCAACACCAAAGCCACTACACCtgcgcatcatcatcatcatcatcatcattatcatctCTGGACCTAGTTGTTTCAGATGCCGCCGCCTCCCGGCGACTTCCCGTCGCCCCACATCGGCCCTTTCATCTTGAGGTCGCGCGCCGCCTGCTGGAACTGCTGTGCTTGCAGCGGGTGCagtggctgctgctgctgctggtggtGCTGAGGGCGCATCGGCTGTTGCTGCTGCTGGGGCTGCTGATGGAGCTGGAGCTGTTGCAGCTGGTGCGTCGCTAGGAGAGACTGCATGGACTGGTTGCTGTGGAACATCTGCTGGCTGCCTCCGAACTGGTGTGGCGCCTGCGACATGCCGCCGTAGTTCATCAGCATCCCCCCACCGTTGCCCATCTGGCCTGTTGCCACCTTCAGCCGCTGAACCTCTGTTTTCAGGGTGTCATTTAGAGCTGCACCAGAGGAAAAAGGAAAGTTAAGAAAACAGCAATACTTTGAAATTCTCTTGTGTACGTGCATAATAGGCATTGATGAGAATAAAGGTGTAAGCAGAGAGATAAAACTGAAAGGAACTCTTTTTTTTCTTACAAAAAAATTTGATGTCCATGATATGGTTGGCGTACAGTATAGACTAGATGCATAAAGTTTTTTCTAATCATCATTGACATCGTAAAGTTCCTTTTATACAGGTACTCAGATTGCAAACAACTGACTATCTTGTAACCCACAATTGACAGATCTTCTAACCCTGCTTCTATTATATGCATCAACATGACCTGCAAAGTCTTATTACTTATGCTGTACATCAAATAAAGCCTCACATTGCAAACAACTGACTATCTTCTAACCCACAACTGACAGATCTTCTAACCCTGCTTCTATTATATGACATGACCTGCAAAGTCTTATTACTTATGCTGTACACCTAATAACGCCTAGTTTTCAAAACTAGAATCAAGCGAATTTAGGGGTTAGAAATATGTGTATTACCATCTTGTAGGTGGACTTGCTGCTCCATGTTCTGCAGACGTATCTTCAATTCACTATTCTCACTTGTTAGCCCACTGGTATCTCTCTGGCATAGGAACATAATGAGAAGAATGGTCATTAGCTATCTGAATTAAACACATGATTTATCACTACATAATAAATAGAGCATGGGCATAGAAATCAAGTATCTTCATCCCAAAAATATATATTTGGTTGATATTCATTGTTTTGATGGATGTGAATGCAGTAAGTTTGACTGACGGCAAGTTGAGGGCAAATCCAGTTGCTAGAAGGCAGAAAGACCATGTTGTAGCCTTAACAGTTATAGGTTTGACCAGAAGGAACTTCAATGCATTCAAATATCAACTAGCCAAACTACTGTACGTTGGCACACATTCCACACATGGTTTGCACTGCTTTTATCATCCATTTAGAATATGATATACAGTATAAAAAAGTCTACCTTTCTGCACACAGAAAATGCATGTAGTACTTGCATGGACATTCTAAAGATACATGGATGAAACCCCGTAATACCAACAGCCAAAAACTGCACCACGAATGGGCAGCACTAGCTCTCTTTCTCAGATCACAATGCATGGTATTTCTTCCTGTTCATGTAATAGTTGCTACTTTCCTTGGTACACCgcattttcttttcctttctataAACTTCTATAGTACAACCATGATGATTTATGTTACGTTTTAGAACTTGGCAATGACTAGTAGCCGGTCAATCCAAGTTCGGGAAATGCCTAAAGATCTTCTGACATCCAATGTTCTTATCTACCAGAAAGGCTTATGATTATGAAAAAAAAAACTTGCATGTTGACTCAACTTAAGCTTCTCGACTGGGAAACCAGAAACACAAGCAGTCAACGCAAAATATTGCAAAAGTACTTTAAGAAAGGTTTAATTATCACACAGATCGTTGCCCATGGGCCACAGGTGAGAAGTGGTCAGATGCATTGGGTATTTATTGAATATTGATATTATGTTTATTATGATATTGCTTTGAAGTGTGCTCCATACCATCTCTATTTTTAGTGCGTTTATAATGGATATAGCTTGAGACCTGCCAACTAGCCCACCAACAAGTGGTGCCTCAATATTAtcactccgttccaaaatgcacaTGGCATAGCAAAACGACAAAATTTCGTTATTAGTTTCAAAAACAGGGAGACAAGATATTGCATCTTGTAACATACAACATGATGCTTCCGGCAGCATCATCACTATGTGGCTGTACTCAATGCCACTTGTGCTAATTATATACCAGAACTTCCATCCTTAAAATGGCTTTTCTTGAAAACATTCAATGCTATGTAAATATGACAGAAGATCTCCACGTCATCTTCAGGAAACCACCTTACACCAAAGGGTAACGGAAGGTTTTTACTTTGAAGAATTTGGATGAAATTACTCAACCAATTCCTAAGCTCCAATGATTTCAGATAGAATACATCCCTACGCGGCAGCTTAACACATATATCAATCTAACTTGAGATAATGAAGTCATGTGTGGAATTTCCTTAGCCGCATCCAAAATGATCTCATAAATGGATTAAAACTTTATAAGAAGAAAAACTCCAAAGATAATGCATACCTGTAGCAATGACAACTGGGCTGACAATGTTGTTGCTTCTGTCTGCAGGGTTTGTACCTTGCGCTCAAGTTCACCAATATAGCGCATTTTCCTTTCCTTCGATCTTGCCGCGGATTGTCTATTAGCCCAAATCCTGTCAAATCATCCGAATCACAAATCAGCATATGCTCATGTGTACCACATAAACAGATGACCTTCATCTTCAACAAAAATGCTATCTAAAGAATGTAGACATAACGGAGCTGAACATGAGGCATCTGATTCCAATCACACTTTTGTCCAACAAATGGATCTCTTTCCTTGCGCCTAACTGTCTAACCTATCTGAGACCTATCTCTTCTCAGTTCGTGCAAGCATAGCATTTCACACCCACTCATGTGAAGTAGTGTACTAAATCCTCCCATAGCTGATAATCTCACCAGTGGATGAAGCAAATACTTGATGTGAAATACCGTTGAAGACAAAAATGCAGGCATTTCACAAAAGGCTACCTGAACTCTATAGAAGATGATGGACGTTACACAATACCAGCAATTAAAGGAGAAATCGAACCTTTTTGCCCTCTTGGGGTCGACAAGAGCAAGCTCGGCCAGCTTCGCCGCGGACACCGCCTTCTTGGCCTCCACAGTGGACATCCCCTCCATCCCCGGCGCCCCCACCAGGTCCTCGGCCTTGATCGACATCGACTCGTCCATGGACTGGCTGTGCTGGTGCTTCGGCCTCATCACGTGGCCCGCCCTGGCCGCCTCGCCCCCGCCGGCAGCAGCGGCTGACGACGACTCCGCCTGGTCCGACGACGGCCCGCACGACGAGTTGAGCTTGTCCACGTCGAGGAACATGGAGAAGAGCTCCTCGTCGTTCTCGTCCGACAGCGAgggcccgtcgccgcccccgggCGCGCAGAGGTCGAGGTCGTCGGGGAGGCTAAGGATCTCGGAGTGCGCGCGCCGGTGGCCCGGGTTCCTGGTGGGGAAGTCCGGCATGCGGCTGATGTCGTACTCCGGCGGGGGAGTCGCAGAGCGGCGCGACGGCTGCGGCGGcaggccgtcgccgccgccgccgtccgccgagATCCGGGACCTGTCCTTGTTCATCTTCCCGGCACCAGGGCCCCGCCGAATCTCCTCAACGCGCCGCCTTTTTGCAAGTCCACGGAGCTAATCAAGCTTCAGCCAAGAAAACAACACACACGGCTCAGAACTAAGATTACGCTGGAAAAGAATCGGAGGAAATTCTTGGCAGAAAGAAGAGCGACCAGAGCGCGGAAATCGGGTGGAAATTCTTGCGAGGGAAAGAGGGGAGGAAGATCTAGGAGCCGGGTCGCAAGAACACGGAGCTGAGCAAGCGGAGGGAAAGGGAATGGGAGCGAGAGGCGAGGGTGGTTTGGGCTGTCTCACCTGAGATTCGAGCGGCGTTCGGCTCTCGCTGATCTATCACCCTCGCGCCTGCTGCTTATCACTTCTTGGCATCATTTGCATGAGGAGGCAGATGACATGATGATACAACTCAACACATGAAGGGGAGATTTATT
This genomic window contains:
- the LOC109731671 gene encoding transcription factor RF2a produces the protein MNKDRSRISADGGGGDGLPPQPSRRSATPPPEYDISRMPDFPTRNPGHRRAHSEILSLPDDLDLCAPGGGDGPSLSDENDEELFSMFLDVDKLNSSCGPSSDQAESSSAAAAGGGEAARAGHVMRPKHQHSQSMDESMSIKAEDLVGAPGMEGMSTVEAKKAVSAAKLAELALVDPKRAKRIWANRQSAARSKERKMRYIGELERKVQTLQTEATTLSAQLSLLQRDTSGLTSENSELKIRLQNMEQQVHLQDALNDTLKTEVQRLKVATGQMGNGGGMLMNYGGMSQAPHQFGGSQQMFHSNQSMQSLLATHQLQQLQLHQQPQQQQQPMRPQHHQQQQQPLHPLQAQQFQQAARDLKMKGPMWGDGKSPGGGGI